The following coding sequences are from one Methanobacterium petrolearium window:
- the cas2 gene encoding CRISPR-associated endonuclease Cas2, with translation MYAIIVYDIKVERVNKVKGYLRKHLNWIQNSVFEGEITLSELEIIKKGLKDIINKNEDSVIIFTVRSEKAFKRQVLGIEKAPISGIL, from the coding sequence ATGTACGCCATTATAGTTTATGATATTAAGGTGGAAAGAGTCAACAAAGTCAAAGGATACCTTAGGAAACACCTTAACTGGATACAGAACTCTGTATTTGAGGGAGAAATTACATTAAGTGAACTGGAAATAATCAAAAAGGGTTTAAAAGACATCATAAATAAGAATGAAGATTCAGTGATAATATTCACAGTAAGAAGCGAGAAAGCCTTTAAAAGACAAGTATTGGGGATTGAAAAAGCACCTATAAGTGGAATATTATAA
- a CDS encoding DEAD/DEAH box helicase: MARVQYGKTWWGEKWLDALKDIDFANRLPRGKTYANTGKVYDININGNIITGKVKGNYRQYYKVTVKLNSFTQSEKELVAQVINNSPSILAGLLNKKLPEELYYKLAAVGIELFPKSWEDINAECNCPDYALPCKHIASLIYMISIEIDKNPFRIFDIHNCDLLSIIDHLDDAEDLQVRKITSINDILFYDEKIDKTGQEYDKKIPEDIDFSDIPILSEYTLAILKQSPLFYDKDFKNVVESIYRSMARYCKKHYGYNHYNNEYNNFITLKPGIKDISKLSKREDETLKEWKERYLSFKWNNPKLWEEFYLVIDDDYRISKISIKDENTPDKKAANKNSKNPFTLKNDPDLENILLGFLVEISHTNTLQYNYNIQFLHLLLQFSLKLIKKQGIIPEIIELKDNTYCVRWVPCLFDKKINTICEKLYSLCPDNLMGYKNSQINQEQQVITGISLIISGIMEHYTRYGMPQLLERQSHDPVFKLFFFNERLKFDEFKTRGYEFLIDQWLSNLYLRKRKYTLYLIIEETTSDEIFSIHLKVGDENTPPEAVNEVISNKDYKQNNRKLELLSDLYLIQEYFPEIKQALDLKKPIILDMNEFSGFFMDILPLLKVMGISVILPKSLDKIVKPKLIFDLKSTKELSLERKTYLSLDELVKFDWKIAIGEHDISKEEFKKLLRKSEKIVKIRDNYVILDENEIKSFIKRLDKLPETLNQTDLTQAIISGEFEGGEVNIDEDIRSLFERIKKYENVQIPSNLNAELRPYQEIGFSWLLQNIDLGFGSVLADDMGLGKTLQVLTSILHLKNKGCLDEKKVLVIAPTSLLYNWQNEMKKFTPTLKPHIYHGPNRKFPKKDDFDVIISSYGTLRRDVKRFKKIKWCLLVVDEAQNIKNPTAKQTKAIKSVKSDNKIALTGTPVENRLADYWSIFDLTNRNYLGSLKKFTQKFIVPIEKERNKNALKTFRKITDPFILRRLKTDKDIIKDLPDKIVNDVYCKLSIEQTALYQEMVDSLMNEIDESEGINRKGLIFKLINSLKQICNHPAQFSKTKSINIPDSGKMEVLMNILENITENGEKVLIFTQYVQMGNIMKKLVDERFNTESLFLHGSLSRIKRDKMIHDFQNKSQHKIFIISLKAGGTGLNLTAAQNVIHYDLWWNPAVENQATDRAYRIGQKENVMVYRLITTGTFEEKINNMIESKKELADLTVGTGENFITEMNNNQLKEILKLRK; the protein is encoded by the coding sequence ATGGCAAGAGTTCAATATGGAAAAACCTGGTGGGGAGAAAAATGGCTTGATGCCCTTAAAGACATTGACTTTGCCAACAGATTGCCCCGGGGAAAAACATATGCAAACACAGGTAAAGTCTACGATATCAATATTAATGGAAATATAATCACTGGAAAAGTGAAAGGTAACTACCGACAATACTACAAAGTCACAGTGAAGCTAAACTCATTTACTCAAAGTGAAAAAGAACTTGTTGCCCAAGTTATAAATAATTCTCCATCAATTCTTGCCGGACTTTTAAATAAAAAACTTCCAGAAGAACTGTACTACAAATTGGCTGCAGTCGGAATTGAGTTATTCCCTAAATCATGGGAAGATATTAATGCGGAATGTAATTGTCCGGACTATGCACTTCCCTGTAAACATATTGCCAGTTTAATCTATATGATAAGTATAGAAATTGATAAAAATCCCTTCAGAATCTTTGACATTCATAACTGTGATTTACTAAGTATAATTGACCATTTAGATGATGCTGAAGATTTACAGGTTCGAAAAATCACCAGTATCAATGATATTTTATTTTATGATGAAAAAATAGACAAAACAGGACAGGAATATGATAAAAAAATCCCAGAAGATATTGATTTTTCTGATATTCCGATTCTGTCTGAATATACATTAGCCATCCTAAAACAATCCCCTCTTTTCTATGATAAAGACTTCAAAAATGTTGTTGAAAGCATATACAGATCAATGGCAAGATACTGTAAAAAGCATTATGGTTACAATCATTACAACAATGAATACAACAACTTTATTACCTTAAAACCAGGAATAAAAGATATTTCAAAGTTATCTAAAAGGGAAGATGAAACTTTAAAAGAATGGAAAGAGAGATATTTGTCCTTTAAATGGAATAATCCTAAATTATGGGAAGAATTCTATTTAGTTATAGATGATGATTATAGAATTTCAAAAATATCCATAAAAGATGAAAATACTCCAGATAAAAAAGCAGCTAATAAAAATTCAAAGAACCCATTTACTCTAAAAAATGATCCAGATCTAGAAAATATTTTATTAGGATTTCTGGTGGAAATATCCCATACCAATACACTGCAATACAATTACAACATACAATTTCTACACTTACTCCTGCAATTTTCATTAAAACTAATAAAAAAACAGGGAATCATTCCTGAAATCATAGAATTAAAGGATAATACCTACTGTGTAAGGTGGGTGCCCTGTCTTTTTGATAAAAAAATCAATACCATATGTGAAAAATTATATTCCCTGTGTCCTGATAATTTGATGGGTTATAAAAATTCCCAGATAAACCAGGAACAACAGGTAATAACCGGAATAAGCCTTATAATCTCTGGAATCATGGAACATTACACCAGATATGGCATGCCGCAACTGTTAGAACGACAAAGTCATGACCCGGTTTTTAAATTATTTTTCTTTAATGAAAGATTAAAATTTGATGAATTCAAGACAAGAGGATATGAATTTTTAATCGATCAATGGCTTTCAAACCTGTATTTAAGGAAAAGGAAGTACACTCTTTATTTAATCATAGAAGAAACCACAAGTGATGAAATTTTCAGCATTCATTTAAAAGTAGGAGATGAAAATACTCCTCCAGAAGCTGTTAATGAAGTTATTTCTAATAAAGATTACAAACAAAACAATAGGAAATTAGAGTTATTATCAGATCTTTACTTAATACAGGAGTATTTTCCTGAAATTAAACAGGCACTTGATCTAAAAAAGCCCATCATACTAGATATGAATGAATTTTCAGGATTTTTTATGGATATACTTCCCTTACTAAAAGTGATGGGGATTTCAGTAATCCTTCCAAAGAGTTTGGATAAAATAGTAAAACCTAAACTAATATTTGATTTAAAAAGCACTAAAGAGCTTAGTTTGGAGAGAAAAACTTATCTTTCACTGGATGAACTGGTGAAATTTGATTGGAAAATTGCAATCGGCGAACATGATATCAGCAAAGAAGAATTTAAAAAGCTTTTAAGAAAATCTGAAAAAATAGTTAAAATAAGAGATAATTATGTTATTTTAGATGAAAATGAAATAAAATCCTTCATAAAAAGATTGGATAAACTACCCGAAACTTTAAATCAAACTGATTTAACACAGGCCATAATCAGTGGGGAATTTGAGGGTGGTGAAGTTAATATCGATGAGGATATTAGGTCTCTTTTTGAAAGGATTAAAAAATATGAAAACGTGCAGATTCCAAGTAATTTAAATGCTGAACTTAGACCATATCAGGAAATAGGATTCTCATGGCTACTGCAAAATATTGATCTTGGTTTTGGCAGTGTTCTTGCCGATGACATGGGACTTGGAAAGACTTTACAGGTTTTAACTTCAATTTTACACCTGAAAAATAAGGGATGTTTAGATGAAAAAAAGGTTTTAGTGATTGCCCCAACCAGCTTACTGTATAACTGGCAAAATGAAATGAAAAAATTCACCCCAACACTCAAACCCCACATATATCACGGACCTAACCGGAAATTTCCCAAAAAAGATGATTTTGATGTGATTATAAGCTCTTACGGAACCCTTAGACGTGATGTGAAAAGATTTAAAAAGATTAAATGGTGTCTGTTGGTTGTTGATGAAGCTCAGAACATTAAAAACCCCACTGCAAAACAGACAAAAGCAATAAAATCTGTTAAATCAGATAATAAAATTGCATTAACTGGAACACCCGTGGAAAATAGACTTGCTGATTACTGGAGTATATTTGACCTTACAAACAGAAATTATTTAGGATCTCTGAAGAAATTTACACAAAAATTCATCGTACCCATTGAAAAGGAACGAAATAAAAATGCTCTTAAAACTTTCCGGAAGATCACTGATCCTTTTATTTTAAGAAGGCTGAAAACTGATAAAGACATAATAAAAGATCTCCCCGATAAAATAGTGAATGATGTTTACTGTAAACTGAGTATTGAACAAACTGCACTATACCAGGAAATGGTAGACTCATTGATGAATGAAATTGATGAAAGTGAAGGCATAAATAGAAAGGGACTTATTTTTAAATTGATCAACAGTTTAAAACAGATCTGTAACCATCCCGCCCAGTTTTCTAAGACAAAATCAATAAATATCCCTGATTCTGGTAAGATGGAAGTTTTGATGAATATCCTGGAAAACATAACTGAAAATGGGGAAAAAGTCCTAATTTTCACCCAGTACGTTCAAATGGGAAATATAATGAAAAAATTAGTGGATGAACGATTCAACACAGAATCATTATTCTTACATGGTTCTCTATCCAGAATAAAAAGAGATAAAATGATCCATGATTTTCAAAACAAATCCCAGCATAAAATATTCATCATCTCATTAAAGGCAGGAGGAACCGGTTTAAATCTAACAGCAGCACAAAATGTTATACATTACGACTTATGGTGGAACCCTGCAGTTGAAAACCAGGCCACAGACAGAGCTTACAGAATTGGACAGAAAGAAAATGTAATGGTCTACAGATTAATAACCACAGGAACATTCGAAGAAAAAATAAACAACATGATAGAAAGCAAAAAAGAACTGGCAGACCTCACAGTGGGGACTGGAGAAAACTTCATAACAGAAATGAACAACAACCAATTAAAAGAAATACTGAAATTAAGGAAATAA
- a CDS encoding nucleotidyltransferase domain-containing protein, with product MNRRKIAEDFSASLSYPGIEKVILFGSVARSEDKEGSDIDLLIISTNKIEAKDEVMRKVTEVLVETGVYISAKVISPEEFKQLQNTHFISQVKKEGVTVG from the coding sequence ATGAACAGAAGAAAAATAGCTGAAGATTTTTCAGCATCTTTAAGTTATCCAGGGATAGAAAAAGTTATCCTTTTCGGTTCAGTTGCTCGCAGTGAGGATAAGGAAGGTTCTGACATTGATCTACTTATCATTTCAACCAATAAAATTGAAGCTAAAGATGAGGTGATGAGAAAGGTTACTGAGGTACTGGTTGAAACAGGAGTCTATATATCAGCTAAAGTTATCTCTCCAGAGGAATTTAAACAATTGCAAAACACTCATTTCATTTCCCAGGTTAAAAAAGAAGGTGTTACTGTTGGATGA
- a CDS encoding HEPN domain-containing protein encodes MDDAEILMSNAYKKLEVAKNLFSNGYYGDAVSRSYYAMFFAAKALLSKRSNYPRTHRGLISQFGREFVKTGEFNHKVFNILTRAQEDREEADYGLLPEIGKKEAEIIIDGAEVFLQECEVKIR; translated from the coding sequence TTGGATGATGCAGAAATTTTAATGAGTAATGCTTATAAAAAGCTGGAAGTTGCAAAAAATCTGTTTAGTAATGGTTATTATGGGGATGCTGTAAGTAGATCTTACTATGCTATGTTTTTCGCAGCAAAAGCTCTGTTATCAAAAAGGAGTAATTATCCAAGGACACATCGTGGCTTAATTTCACAGTTCGGACGAGAATTTGTAAAAACAGGTGAATTTAATCACAAAGTTTTTAATATACTTACAAGGGCCCAGGAAGATAGGGAAGAAGCAGATTATGGACTTCTCCCTGAAATTGGGAAAAAAGAAGCTGAAATTATAATTGATGGTGCTGAGGTGTTTTTACAGGAATGTGAAGTTAAAATACGATAA
- the prf1 gene encoding peptide chain release factor aRF-1, which translates to MSETSTTELYEVKRTLKELSEKKGRGTELVSVYIPPDRQISDVVKHMREELSQSANIKSKQTKKNVQSAIEVIMQRMKLFPKPPEKGLVLFVGMIPKGGPGTEKMETYVFEPPEPVQTYIYHCNSQFFLEPLEEIVEDKEIYGLAVIDRKEATIAIMKGKRIDIIQNLTSGVPGKHKAGGQSQRRFDRLIELAAHEFLKRIGEHMNEAFLNVEGLKGVIIGGPGHTKEDFINGDYLHHEIKQKIITTVDTSYTGEFGIREVIDKSMEVLTEIDIMREKKLVQGFLTELVDENGLASYGEAEVRQNLINGAVDVLLLSEDLKSKRYTYQCTSCGAEKVKTIKNESEAENIACDNCGDTMKPSSSEDIISEFIKLAEEVGSDVEIISTETEEGMQLFRAFGGIGAILRYRV; encoded by the coding sequence ATGTCAGAAACATCAACAACAGAACTTTACGAGGTTAAACGCACACTTAAAGAACTTTCCGAAAAAAAAGGGAGAGGTACTGAGCTGGTGTCTGTTTACATACCTCCAGATAGGCAGATCAGCGATGTAGTCAAGCACATGCGAGAGGAGCTCAGTCAGAGTGCTAACATTAAAAGTAAACAAACAAAAAAGAATGTGCAATCTGCTATTGAAGTTATAATGCAACGTATGAAACTTTTCCCCAAACCACCTGAGAAGGGTCTGGTGTTATTTGTGGGAATGATCCCCAAAGGAGGTCCAGGAACAGAAAAAATGGAAACCTATGTTTTCGAACCTCCAGAACCTGTTCAGACTTATATTTACCATTGTAACTCCCAGTTTTTCCTGGAACCACTGGAGGAGATTGTTGAAGATAAAGAAATCTATGGATTGGCAGTTATCGACCGAAAAGAAGCCACCATAGCAATAATGAAGGGAAAACGGATTGATATAATCCAAAATCTTACCAGCGGTGTTCCTGGAAAACACAAAGCAGGAGGGCAGTCACAAAGGCGTTTTGACCGATTAATCGAACTCGCAGCTCACGAATTCCTGAAAAGGATTGGTGAACATATGAACGAAGCATTTTTAAATGTGGAAGGTCTTAAAGGAGTTATAATTGGAGGTCCAGGCCATACTAAGGAAGATTTCATTAATGGAGATTATCTCCACCATGAAATCAAACAAAAAATCATTACCACCGTGGATACTTCATATACCGGTGAATTTGGTATCCGAGAAGTAATAGACAAATCCATGGAGGTTTTAACCGAAATCGACATCATGCGTGAGAAAAAACTAGTTCAGGGTTTTTTAACCGAACTGGTGGATGAAAATGGCCTAGCATCCTATGGTGAAGCAGAAGTCAGACAAAACTTGATAAACGGTGCAGTAGATGTTTTATTACTCTCTGAAGATCTTAAATCCAAAAGATACACTTACCAGTGCACCTCCTGTGGAGCTGAAAAGGTAAAAACCATCAAAAATGAGTCTGAAGCCGAAAATATAGCCTGTGATAACTGTGGAGACACCATGAAACCCTCTTCTTCAGAAGATATCATCAGTGAATTTATTAAATTGGCTGAAGAAGTGGGTTCAGACGTGGAGATCATATCCACAGAAACAGAGGAAGGAATGCAGTTATTCCGAGCCTTTGGAGGTATTGGGGCCATATTAAGGTACAGAGTATGA
- a CDS encoding orotate phosphoribosyltransferase-like protein: protein MDQKLIEKAQELRSRGFTTGEIADELNVSKDTARWLILQGTDKTKGKAEEEVPVDFAINWKSLGGSSTRMSYVSAAMADMALQHGDVEVVVGITVSGIPFATMMAEFLDADMAVFHPIKHRKGKDAKGAVSSNFASVEGKRVVIVDDVITSGGTIGEAIKVFRNLGAEPLAAVVLIDKKGLLEVERVPVESLILVSRLG from the coding sequence ATGGACCAAAAACTTATCGAAAAGGCTCAAGAACTTAGGAGCAGAGGTTTTACTACAGGTGAGATTGCAGACGAACTTAATGTCTCAAAAGACACTGCCCGGTGGCTTATACTCCAGGGAACAGATAAAACAAAAGGAAAAGCTGAAGAAGAGGTTCCGGTGGATTTTGCTATAAACTGGAAGAGTTTGGGTGGTAGTTCCACTAGAATGTCGTATGTTTCAGCGGCCATGGCAGATATGGCTCTGCAACACGGTGATGTGGAAGTAGTGGTAGGGATCACAGTTAGTGGAATACCCTTTGCCACCATGATGGCTGAATTTTTAGATGCAGACATGGCAGTGTTCCACCCCATTAAACACCGTAAAGGAAAAGATGCCAAAGGAGCGGTAAGCAGTAATTTTGCCTCTGTTGAGGGAAAAAGAGTGGTAATTGTGGATGATGTGATAACCAGTGGAGGAACCATTGGAGAAGCAATAAAAGTCTTCCGAAATCTGGGAGCAGAACCACTAGCTGCAGTAGTTTTAATTGATAAGAAGGGATTACTGGAAGTGGAAAGGGTTCCTGTAGAATCACTTATCCTGGTCAGCAGACTGGGATAA
- a CDS encoding Gfo/Idh/MocA family protein encodes MNKVNVGVVGVGAMGHNHVRVYTRLKNANLLAVSDLMKGTLSEVSKKYNTVGFVDYDNILKMPEIDAVSVCVPTTYHYEVVMSAIEQGKHVLVEKPIAFTLKEAKDMVRAARKEGVKLATGHVERFNPAVLEAKKLLREKLIGEVVSVSAKRVGPFPPRIKDVGVTIDLAIHEVDVMAYLMDSPVSRVYAHVGSRLEKCEYEDHAEIMMEFYNQATGMLEVNWLTPYKKRQLEVTGTDGIISLDYIDQNVEVYGKHARKVRVPHHEPLMEELDSFLNAIILDEKPKITGEDGIHALKTVLAAMKSAKEKIPVNIDIDID; translated from the coding sequence GTGAATAAGGTAAATGTAGGAGTTGTTGGTGTAGGGGCCATGGGCCACAATCATGTCAGAGTATACACCAGACTCAAAAATGCCAACCTCCTTGCTGTTTCAGATCTTATGAAAGGCACCCTGTCGGAAGTATCCAAAAAATACAACACCGTCGGGTTTGTTGATTACGATAATATACTTAAAATGCCGGAAATAGATGCAGTAAGTGTTTGCGTTCCCACCACCTACCATTATGAAGTGGTGATGAGTGCCATTGAACAGGGAAAACACGTACTGGTGGAAAAACCCATAGCATTCACCCTTAAAGAAGCAAAAGACATGGTCAGAGCAGCCAGAAAAGAAGGAGTAAAACTGGCAACCGGTCATGTGGAACGTTTCAACCCAGCAGTTTTAGAGGCAAAAAAGCTGCTTCGAGAAAAACTGATAGGAGAAGTGGTTTCAGTATCTGCCAAAAGGGTAGGGCCATTCCCCCCACGGATAAAAGATGTGGGAGTAACCATCGATCTAGCAATCCATGAGGTGGATGTGATGGCATACCTAATGGACAGCCCGGTTTCCAGGGTTTACGCACATGTAGGTAGCCGACTGGAAAAATGTGAATACGAAGACCATGCTGAGATCATGATGGAATTCTACAACCAGGCCACAGGCATGTTAGAGGTGAACTGGCTAACTCCATACAAAAAAAGGCAACTGGAAGTCACTGGAACTGATGGAATAATCTCATTGGACTACATTGACCAGAACGTGGAGGTTTACGGGAAACACGCCAGAAAGGTTAGGGTACCTCATCATGAACCTCTTATGGAGGAACTTGATTCCTTCTTAAATGCCATTATTTTGGATGAAAAACCAAAAATTACCGGAGAAGACGGAATCCACGCTTTAAAAACAGTTCTTGCTGCAATGAAATCTGCCAAGGAGAAAATTCCAGTTAACATTGACATCGACATAGATTAA
- the hemC gene encoding hydroxymethylbilane synthase produces the protein MKVGTRGSSLAMVQTKNIINSLSNITDDEISIKIVKTTGDKIRDSQLYNIDVKGVFTKELDKAVLEEDVDFAVHSLKDLPSELADDLEIIAVPPRESPHEALISPYSWEELPEGATLGTSSLRREAFCHYHRKDLDIKPIRGNIGTRIKKVTSGEYDATLMAEAGLRRLNLTHHIQQNFSLDYMTPAAGQGALAVVARGDTPKRKILEALNHSTSYREVMAEKKVLEVLGVGCQWPLGVCARVQGDEMELKGILLSREGELLSQHRVRGSVNDYERIGLEVAGHMLEDYS, from the coding sequence TTGAAGGTAGGTACAAGGGGCAGCAGTCTGGCCATGGTTCAAACCAAAAATATTATCAATTCTTTATCAAATATAACAGATGACGAAATATCAATAAAAATAGTAAAAACCACCGGGGACAAAATTAGGGATTCTCAACTTTATAATATAGATGTAAAGGGAGTTTTCACCAAAGAACTGGATAAGGCAGTACTTGAAGAGGATGTGGATTTTGCTGTTCACAGTTTAAAGGATCTTCCCAGTGAACTTGCTGATGATCTTGAAATAATAGCAGTACCCCCACGAGAATCACCCCACGAAGCACTGATATCTCCTTACAGTTGGGAAGAACTGCCTGAAGGAGCTACTCTAGGGACCAGCAGTCTCAGAAGAGAAGCATTTTGCCATTACCATCGGAAAGATTTGGACATAAAACCAATAAGAGGTAATATTGGCACCAGAATAAAAAAAGTCACATCTGGTGAATATGACGCCACATTAATGGCTGAAGCAGGTCTTCGAAGATTAAACTTAACTCATCACATTCAACAAAATTTTTCATTAGATTACATGACTCCTGCAGCAGGTCAAGGAGCTTTAGCAGTAGTTGCACGGGGAGATACACCTAAAAGAAAAATTTTAGAAGCCCTGAATCACAGTACATCCTATCGAGAAGTAATGGCTGAAAAAAAAGTCTTAGAAGTACTGGGGGTTGGGTGTCAGTGGCCCCTCGGGGTCTGTGCAAGAGTCCAAGGGGATGAAATGGAACTCAAAGGTATTTTATTAAGCAGGGAAGGTGAACTCTTATCTCAACATAGAGTAAGAGGTTCTGTAAACGATTATGAACGGATTGGTCTTGAAGTAGCTGGCCACATGCTGGAGGATTACTCGTGA
- the cfbE gene encoding coenzyme F430 synthase produces the protein MKVLVVDTTHGGAILASEFSKKQDFEVFAWDIYHTLPCEVKSSLKSQKIQLVDETFFDDFTQGKLSSSFKNDELMVVAPIHCNLPHPIHMTHHQAVHYFMKDRISVPVIEVTGVKGKTSVVAMLKEIYREKTPLILSSLGVEVVADDEEINLQRNISITPASIITAWELAEELSTAENYNIGICIFESSLGGTGLADVGVITNIAEDYSICQGKSCASKAKKQMFQSEIVVCDYDSCQKIYSKDSDFHTLNQKTNTYSVEKKSNVFAFKSNVFAFNINYGLFETSFQVRVRDLKTIHGKIINTSFECSTFAPAEHHLENALSAVCSSLSMGTPIKTIIRGLKSFKGLPGRTSIKNNYLSGENRKVRVIEEINPGINVTAVKKAVNMIKEYENPALVMGGSYGVTCEEIDENSLSDFLNGMDNEILIILTGELGKSMMGKMKDGVLYHSQIDSAVDMAGKCGAKNILLIFRSNYSDLGRR, from the coding sequence ATGAAAGTTCTGGTTGTAGACACCACCCATGGAGGTGCCATACTGGCATCTGAATTTTCCAAAAAACAGGATTTTGAGGTTTTCGCATGGGATATTTACCATACTTTACCTTGTGAAGTTAAATCCTCACTGAAATCTCAGAAAATCCAACTGGTTGATGAAACTTTTTTTGATGATTTTACACAAGGAAAATTATCATCTTCTTTTAAAAATGATGAATTAATGGTGGTTGCTCCGATACACTGCAATCTACCCCATCCCATCCACATGACACATCATCAGGCTGTTCATTACTTTATGAAAGACAGGATATCCGTGCCTGTAATCGAAGTCACTGGAGTTAAAGGCAAAACCAGTGTAGTAGCCATGCTTAAAGAAATATATCGAGAAAAAACTCCTCTCATATTAAGCAGTCTTGGAGTTGAGGTTGTAGCCGATGATGAAGAGATTAACCTACAAAGAAACATTAGTATAACTCCAGCCAGTATCATAACTGCATGGGAACTTGCAGAAGAATTATCAACCGCAGAAAATTACAATATTGGAATTTGCATATTTGAAAGTTCTTTAGGAGGCACTGGATTAGCAGATGTGGGGGTTATAACCAACATTGCTGAAGATTATTCCATATGTCAGGGTAAAAGCTGTGCAAGCAAAGCTAAAAAACAGATGTTTCAAAGTGAGATCGTGGTATGTGACTATGATTCATGCCAGAAAATTTATTCTAAAGATTCAGATTTCCATACATTAAACCAAAAAACAAATACTTACTCTGTAGAAAAAAAATCTAATGTTTTTGCTTTTAAATCTAATGTTTTTGCTTTTAATATCAATTATGGCCTTTTTGAAACTTCCTTCCAGGTTAGGGTTAGGGATCTCAAAACAATCCATGGAAAAATTATTAACACTTCATTTGAATGTTCCACATTTGCACCAGCTGAACATCACCTGGAAAATGCTCTTTCTGCTGTATGTTCATCATTATCAATGGGAACCCCTATAAAAACTATTATAAGAGGTTTAAAATCTTTTAAAGGTTTACCTGGAAGAACCAGCATAAAAAACAATTACCTGTCTGGTGAAAACAGAAAAGTAAGGGTGATTGAAGAAATAAATCCTGGTATAAATGTCACTGCAGTGAAAAAAGCAGTGAACATGATTAAAGAATATGAAAATCCCGCTCTGGTGATGGGGGGAAGTTATGGGGTGACCTGTGAAGAAATTGATGAGAACTCCCTGTCAGATTTTTTAAATGGGATGGATAATGAGATTTTGATAATATTAACTGGAGAATTAGGTAAAAGCATGATGGGTAAGATGAAAGATGGAGTGCTTTATCACAGCCAGATAGATTCTGCAGTTGATATGGCGGGTAAGTGTGGGGCTAAAAATATCCTGCTTATCTTTCGTTCTAATTATTCTGATCTGGGAAGAAGATAA
- a CDS encoding NAD(+) kinase, with the protein MIMGLAARSDVRDAIEFAGKLADFLTEKGVDVLLDIPLAQKLDRYQNKQCALEDMDVDMMVAVGGDGTILRTQSYISHKKIPLIGINMGTVGFLTEIDPENAFSALEEILAGNYSVERRNQLIVWHNHELPPALNEVVMMTRKPAKMLHIQISVDDEIVEELRADGLIIATPSGSTAYSMSAGGPIIDPRVKAFIIVPICPFKLGARPTVVSDESVIKVKLLREGKKAIAVIDGQFEEEINYMDEIIFCKSENCAYFVRLTKDFYRKVREKLTQGGINK; encoded by the coding sequence ATGATCATGGGACTGGCTGCCCGTAGTGATGTGAGGGATGCAATAGAATTTGCAGGCAAGTTAGCTGATTTTTTAACTGAAAAAGGAGTTGATGTTTTATTGGACATTCCTCTGGCCCAGAAACTGGATAGATATCAGAATAAACAATGTGCACTGGAGGACATGGATGTGGATATGATGGTGGCGGTGGGGGGAGATGGAACTATCCTCAGAACACAGAGTTATATCAGTCACAAAAAAATTCCACTAATAGGAATTAACATGGGAACAGTAGGGTTCTTAACAGAAATAGATCCTGAAAATGCTTTCAGTGCTCTTGAAGAGATTCTTGCTGGAAACTACTCTGTTGAAAGAAGAAATCAACTGATAGTCTGGCACAATCATGAGTTACCCCCTGCCTTAAATGAAGTAGTTATGATGACCAGAAAGCCTGCCAAAATGCTTCACATACAGATCAGTGTTGATGATGAGATTGTGGAGGAGTTACGTGCCGATGGGTTAATCATAGCCACTCCCAGTGGTTCCACAGCTTATTCCATGTCTGCAGGTGGACCAATCATAGATCCCAGGGTGAAAGCATTTATCATAGTTCCCATATGCCCATTTAAACTGGGAGCTCGGCCTACAGTTGTCTCAGATGAGAGTGTAATTAAGGTCAAACTTCTAAGAGAAGGCAAAAAAGCCATTGCAGTGATAGATGGTCAGTTTGAAGAAGAGATAAATTATATGGATGAGATCATTTTCTGTAAATCCGAAAACTGTGCATACTTTGTACGTTTAACCAAAGATTTCTACCGTAAAGTCAGAGAAAAGTTAACTCAGGGCGGAATTAACAAATGA